The following nucleotide sequence is from Pseudomonadota bacterium.
TTGATCCTGCGGCAATGAGCCCAGCCGGAGCTCGGGGACTATGGCAGTTTATGCGCCCAACAGCTCAGCTCTATGGGCTGAAGGTCAATTGGATGCAGGATGAAAGGCTCGACCCAAAGCGCTCGACCTTAGCGGCAGCCAAGTATCTAAAGGATCTTTTTAGTAGCTTTCAGGACTGGCACCTCGCCCTAGCCGCCTACAACGCCGGCAGTGGCGCAATCAATCGAGTTATGACCCGTAGCGGCGGCACAGATTTTTGGGAACTTTCACGAGGTGGGCACCTGCCCGGCGAGACCCGCCGCTTCGTTCCGCGAGTGATAGCGCTCACGCTAATAGTTAACGATCCAGATCGCTACGGCTTCAGTGCTTCAAAGATTGTGGGATAAATTACCTGCTTGAGTTAACCATCTCAAATACGTGATCAAAGCCCTTGGGAAAGACACCCGCAGTAAGAACCTCACTACCCTTCTCCGTAACCAACACATCGTCCTCAATGCGTACCCCACAGGCTGGTAGAGGCCCAATAGGCTTACTAAAGTAAAGGCCAGGTTCGATAGTTATAACCATGCCCTGCTCAAGGCAGGCGAGTTTGTCGTTATTGCCAGGAGCAACATCGTGTACGTCGATGCCGAGCGAGTGTCCAATACCGTGCGGAAAGAAGGGGTGGTAGGCGAGCTTTTTCAGCAACTGCGGAACCGTACCTTTGAGGACTCCGAGGTATTTGAGTCCGTGCGTGAGCTCGCGCGCTGCAACATCAAATACGGAGCTAATTTGCACCCCTGGGCGGATCTGTTTGATCGCAAGCTGCTGCGCTCGTAGAACTATATCGTAAAGATCCCTTAATTGCGGAGCTACAGATTCGCCGATCGGTATGGTGCGAGTTACGTCAGAAGCATACATATCAAGCTCGCAGCCGGTGTCGATCAGCAGTAGCTCGCCATCCTTAAGGGTTCTGTTAAGGGCATGATAGTGCAACGTTGCTGCGGATTTTCCTGCAGCTACTATAGTACTGAAGGCAGGCTCGGCGCCGTTTATCCGGTAAAAATAATCGATAAATGTGCCGATCTCGTGCTCATTTACCCCGCTGCGCAGTAGGGGCAAAAGATTCATCAGGGCGCCGGATGTTAGCTCAGCAGCGTTGCGAATCAGAGCGATCTCAGAGGGATCCTTGAATGCGCGCAGTCGCGCCGTAAAGCGCTCGGCCTCGACCAGCGTATGCGGTAGTCCGCGAGTTGCGTGTGAGCTACGTTCGGAAAGCTCGCGCTTAATGGCCGCGCTGGCGGTGCCGTGAGTTGACTGAAGATAGGCTAGATCCGAGCCCTTTAGTAAGCCTAGGAGTGATTTAACATGATCGGTTGATGTAATAACCTCGGCCTTTAGGAGCTTCGCTAAGGGCTTAATTGGTGGGCGTGCTCCCTCCCAAACGGTTTTTACCCTATCCTCTGGATATACGAGTAGTACTATTGGGTCTTTCGATTCTGGCCTTAACACC
It contains:
- a CDS encoding lytic transglycosylase domain-containing protein — translated: MLSRLFQTIILVTALSTSVGCGFVTSGQGGHPLSSNNVLLPSGEQTDFGRTKSPQQISVQSARVLPKPDLGVTPEVQVELNRFMTADRGTVVRVLEQHSDQFEKMGKVFEREGVPRELLSIAAVESGLDPAAMSPAGARGLWQFMRPTAQLYGLKVNWMQDERLDPKRSTLAAAKYLKDLFSSFQDWHLALAAYNAGSGAINRVMTRSGGTDFWELSRGGHLPGETRRFVPRVIALTLIVNDPDRYGFSASKIVG
- a CDS encoding aminopeptidase P family protein, coding for MKQIYPARLKKALSLLKDSKQREVLVLSSNPQVVRSRDTHFPFRQNSDLYYFTGSYAPNTTLVLRPESKDPIVLLVYPEDRVKTVWEGARPPIKPLAKLLKAEVITSTDHVKSLLGLLKGSDLAYLQSTHGTASAAIKRELSERSSHATRGLPHTLVEAERFTARLRAFKDPSEIALIRNAAELTSGALMNLLPLLRSGVNEHEIGTFIDYFYRINGAEPAFSTIVAAGKSAATLHYHALNRTLKDGELLLIDTGCELDMYASDVTRTIPIGESVAPQLRDLYDIVLRAQQLAIKQIRPGVQISSVFDVAARELTHGLKYLGVLKGTVPQLLKKLAYHPFFPHGIGHSLGIDVHDVAPGNNDKLACLEQGMVITIEPGLYFSKPIGPLPACGVRIEDDVLVTEKGSEVLTAGVFPKGFDHVFEMVNSSR